The following is a genomic window from Prevotella nigrescens.
GACTACTTCCGTAATCAGGGCCCATATCAAAAAAGGCAGCTACCTACTCTCCCGCATTGCATTGCAGTACCATCGGCGCAACCGGGCTTAACTTCTCTGTTCGGAATGGGAAGAGGTGGAACCCCGACGCAATGACCACCCGAAAAATTCGCAGGCGTGCCGGAATGCACGCCGTAAGGGTGACCGTGACACGGGCAAGAGAAACTGTTTCTAAAGGCATAGAGACACTGCCGCAAGCAAGGGCAGGCGGAATGAAAGCTTCGGGCTATTAGTAGTGCTCGGCTGTGACGTCGCCGTCTATACACCTGCACCCTATCGACGTCATCGTCTGTGACGACCCTAATGAGGAGTTCTAATCTTGCGGAAGGCTTCGCGCTTAGATGCTTTCAGCGCTTATCCATGCCAGACTCGGCTACCCGGCGGTGCACCTGGCGGCACAACCGGCAGACCGGAGGTCTGTCCACCACGGTCCTCTCGTACTAGTGGCGGAACCACGCAAAACTCCAGCGCCCACGATAGATAGAGACCGAACTGTCTCACGACGTTCTGAACCCAGCTCGCGTGCCACTTTAATGGGCGAACAGCCCAACCCTTGGGACCTTCTCCAGCCCCAGGATGTGACGAGCCGACATCGAGGTGCCAAACCACCCCGTCGATATGAGCTCTTGGGGGGGATCAGCCTGTTATCCCCGGAGTACCTTTTATCCTTTGAGCGATGCAGTTTCCATACACGTGCACCGGATCACTATGCCCCAGTTTCCTGCCTGCTCGGCATGTCTGCCTCCCAGTCAAGCGCCCTTATGCCATTGCACTCCATGAGGCCGGTTACCAATCGGCCCGAGGGCACCTTTGGAAGCCTCCGTTACGCTTTTGGAGGCGACCACCCCAGTCAAACTGCCCACCAAGCAGTGTCCCCGCAACGGCGGGTTAGACCCCGGACAGCCAAAGGGCCGTATTTCAAGGATGGCTCCACGCACACTGGCGTGCGCGCTTCGAAGCCTCCGGCCTATCCTACACATCGGATGACCAAGGTCAGTGCTAAGCTGCAGTAAAGGTTCACGGGGTCTTTTCGTCCCATCGCGGGTAATCGGCATCTTCACCGATACTACAATTTCACTGAGATCATGGTTGAGACAGCGTCCGGATCATTACACCATTCGTGCAGGTCGGAACTTACCCGACAAGGAATTTCGCTACCTTAGGACCGTTATAGTTACGGCCGCCGTTTACCGGGGCTTCAATTCAGGCCTTCGACTTGCGTCTGAGCCCTCCTCTTAACCTTCCGGCACCGGGCAGGTGTCAGGCTGTATACGTCATCTCGCGAGTTTGCACAGCCCTGTGTTTTTGTTAAACAGTTGCCTGGACCTATTCTCTGCGCCTCGTAAAAAACGAGGACCCCTTATCCCGAGGTTACGGGGTCAGTTTGCCTAGTTCCTTAACCATGAATCTCTCAACGCCTCAGTATGTTCTACCCGACTACGTGTGTCCGTTTGCGGTACGGGTTGCCCAAACATTGAGCTTAGCGGATTTTCTTGGAAGTATGGTTACCTGTGCTGTCGGTCCGCCCCGGGGGGAGGACCGTACTATCGGCCATCAGCTCTGGGTGTGGATTTGCCTGCACCCATCACAGCCTAAAGCCTTCAACGCCCATGTCCGTAAGGGCGCGACAGTGTCACTGCTCCGTCTCCGCGTCGCTGAATGGGCAAGTCACGGAATGTTCACCGTGTATGCCATCGCCTTCGCCGTTCGGCTGGGACTTAGGACCCGACTGACCCCGGGCTGACTGGCATCGCCCGGGAAACCTTAGTCTTGCGGCGAGGGGGAATCTCACCCCCTTTATCGTTACTCATACCTACATTTGCTTTTCCATGCGCTCCAGGATCTGTCACCATCACCATTCTGCGCACATGGAATGCTCCCCTACCGATACTTTATATATACAATGCTATCCCGCGCCTTCGGTATCTGACTTCATACCCGATTATTATCCACGCCCGGACCCTCGACCAGTGAGCTGTTACGCACTCTTTGAATGAATGGCTGCTTCCAAGCCAACATCCTAGCTGTCACCGGGACCAGACTTCGTTAGACTAACTTAGACAGAATTTCGGGACCTTAGACGACGGTCAGGATTCTTCTCCTCTCGGGGACGGACCTTAGCACCCGCCCCCTTACTGCACGACTACAGTCCGTGAGCATTCGGAGTTCGTCAGGTCGCGACAGGCGGTGAAGCCCTCTTGACCTATCGGTCGCTCTACCTCTCACGGAGAACATCGCACGCGGCACCTAAATGCCTTTCGGGGAGTACGAGCTATCTCCAAGTTTGATTGGCCTTTCACTCCTACACTCAACTCATCGGGAAGCTTTTCAACGCTTATCCGTGCGGTCCTCCATTCCGTGTTACCGGAACTTCAACCTGGTCAAGTGTAGATCACTTGGTTTCGCGTCTACCCCACCCAACTGAACGCCCTCTTCAGGCTCGCTTTCACTGCGGATACGGGGCTGAGCCCCTTAACCTCGCTGGGCATGGTAACTCGTAGGTTCATTATGCAAAAGGCACGCCGTCACATACAACAATATGCTCCGACCGCTTGTAGGCGCATGGTTTCAGGAACTGTTTCACTCTCCTAATCGGAGTGCTTTTCACCTTTCCCTCACGGTACTGGTACACTATCGGTCTCACGGGAGTATTTAGCCTTGCCGGATGGGCCCGGCAGCTTCACGCAGAATTACTCGTGCTCCGCGCTACTCAGGATACCACTACGCCCCATCATGCTTCGGATACGGGACTGTCACCCGCTACGGTTGAACTTTCCAGAACATTCTCCTCACACCCGGGGTACGACGGCGTGGTCCTACAACCCCCACGGCGCATTGCCACGTCGTGGGTTTGGGCTGTTCCCCGTTCGCTCGCCACTACTGGGGGAATCATTAACTTATTTTCTTTTCCTGCAGGTACTAAGATGTTTCAGTTCCCTGCGTTAGCCTCCTGAACAAAAATCAGGATAGCACTCCTTCAGAGTGCTGGGTTGTCCCATTCGGAAATCCCCGGATCAGAGATTGCTTGCATCTACCCGGGGCTTATCGCAGCTTGACACGTCCTTCATCGCCTCCGTGAGCCAAGGCATCCGCCATGCGCCCTTCATTACTTTCCATTCATGCGGCATGCAAAAGAACACATGGCCATACGGCCATGCGGCATGCCCATGCTCATACTTTCAGCTGTATCTTGAAATCTATGCGCTTGCTTCCCAAAAAAGAGGGAAGAAGCTAATTTATCTACAGTCTTGCCTGTGTCAACATGTCAAAGAACGATACCATAAATGCAACGTCGTGGACGGTGCAACATGATGAGTGAAGACAATGGACTTGAACCATAGCCGCAGGCCTCCAACCTTGTCTTCCTTGTTTATCTTTATATTGCAGAACAAAGACGATAGCACAAGAAGAGAAACTTCCTGACGGTCCATGCTGCAGGCGCAACGCGCCATGCAGAAAATGCCAGCCTATAAAGGTCCCATCCAGAAAGGAGGTGTTCCAGCCGCACCTTCCGGTACGGCTACCTTGTTACGACTTAGCCCCAATCACCGGTCTTGCCCTAGGTCGCTCCTCGCGGTCACGAACTTCAGGCACCCCCGGCTTTCATGGCTTGACGGGCGGTGTGTACAAGGCCCGGGAACGTATTCACCGCGCCATGGCTGATGCGCGATTACTAGCGAATCCAGCTTCGTGGGGTCGGGTTGCAGACCCCAGTCCGAACTGGGACCGGATTTCAAGATTGGATGCAACTTGCATTGCACCGTCCCTCTGTACCGGCCATTGTAACACGTGTGTAGCCCCGGACGTAAGGGCCGTGCTGATTTGACGTCATCCCCACCTTCCTCGCACCTTGCGGTGGCAGTGTCCCCAGAGTGCCCGGCATAACCCGATGGCAACTGGGAAAGGGGGTTGCGCTCGTTATGGCACTTAAGCCGACACCTCACGGCACGAGCTGACGACAACCATGCAGCACCTTCACAGACGCCCCGAAGGGAAGCCCACGTCTCTGTGGGCTGCGACTGCAATTCAAGCCCGGGTAAGGTTCCTCGCGTATCATCGAATTAAACCACATGTTCCTCCGCTTGTGCGGGCCCCCGTCAATTCCTTTGAGTTTCACCGTTGCCGGCGTACTCCCCAGGTGGGATGCTTAATGCTTTCGCTTGGCCGCAGGCGCAGGGCGCCAACGGCGGGCATCCATCGTTTACAGTGCGGACTACCAGGGTATCTAATCCTGTTCGATACCCGCACCTTCGAGCTTAAGCGTCAGTAACACTCCCGCAGGCTGCCTTCGCGATCGGAGTTCCTCATGATATCTAAGCATTTCACCGCTACACCATGAATTCCGCCTGCGCTGCGTGTACTCAAGTCTGACAGTTCGCGCTGCAAGTTAAATGTTGAGCACCTAAATTTCACAACACGCTTAACAGACCGCCTACACTCCCTTTAAACCCAATAAATCCGGATAACGCCCGGACCTTCCGTATTACCGCGGCTGCTGGCACGGAATTAGCCGGTCCTTATTCATGAGGTACATGCAATGGCGCACACGTGCGCCAATTTATTCCCACATAAAAGCAGTTTACAACCCATAGGGCCGTCATCCTGCACGCTACTTGGCTGGTTCAGACTTGCGTCCATTGACCAATATTCCTCACTGCTGCCTCCCGTAGGAGTTTGGACCGTGTCTCAGTTCCAATGTGGGGGACCTTCCTCTCAGAACCCCTACTGATCGTCGCCTTGGTGGGCCGTTGCCCCGCCAACTAGCTAATCAGACGCATCCCCATCCCTTACCGGAAAAACCTTTGTTTCATATCGGATGCCGTCAATGAAACACATCGGGTATTAGGCCGTCTTTCAACGGGGTATCCCCAAGTAAGGGGCAGGTTGGATACGCGATACTCACCCGTGCGCCGGTCGACGTCCAGAATGTGCAAGCACATAATGCCGTTTCCCCACGACTTGCATGTGTTAAGCCTGTAGCCAGCGTTCATCCTGAGCCAGGATCAAACTCTCCATTGTAAAATATCTCTCATGGAACGGGAACACGAATGGCACGAAGGCCATCGGAATGCCCGTCCCGTAATCTGCCCGGGACCAATTATCAATTGGCATCAAGTTCATGCACCTAAAAAAATGACAAGGTCGTTTCTTTTACCCATCTGCCGTCCCGAAAGGAGCGGCAGACGCTTCTCGTACTACTTCTCTGTCCATGTAAATCCTATCAAAGAACGATGCCCAACGGCAGCACGACAAACGCGCCGGCCGTAAAAGCGAGTGCAAAGGTAGGACAAAAAAACATTACCACCAAATATTTGGGAAAGAAAAAATGAAAATTTCTGAGCCCATAGATTATATTTGATATAAATCAATCAAAATAACGAGTAATACCTCATTATAAATAGGAGCATCATAAATAAAAAAAACTGCCCACATTAACTGTGGACAGCTCTACACTTATGATGGTTTACTTGATTTAATTATTTTGACCTCCACAAACCATGAAGGTTGCAATATTCTCGAGCGTAAACTTCTTTTGCATCTGTTTTAAATTCAGCAACAGGCTTTTCTGTTGGTTCGAGATACTTACGAAGAACCTCATTATTCTCTGTAATGAGTTCAATCCACTGGATAGAGTGTGCTTCGGTCATAGGGTGTTCAACTTCGCCCACCGTTACACGATACCCGCCTTCGATTTTCTCAACAACAGGAACGTGCTTTTCTATTGCTGCATCGGTAGTATTCTCTACCAACTTCTCTAAACCGCAAAGGTCTTTATCTGATGGAATGATAACTTCTACGATATTGTTACTCTCTGAACACTTATAAATTTCGTTTCTTTTTGCCATAATATATTCTTGTTAATGTTTTTGTACTGCAAAGATAATAAAATCTTTTTTAATACACAAATTTATTTTGTAATAAATACAAGAAACCTCGTTCTGGCAGCTATTTTAGGTTATTGAAGGCTTTTAAAAGCATCTCTTTTAAGAAATTATCTTTTACTTTGGCACGCATACTTTCGATTTCTGATTTCACTATCTTCTTCATTTCGGTATCTAATTGCTCAGAATACTTACACAAATCATATATTACTGAGACATAAAAAGAAGTTTGTATGCCATTGGGAATTTGCATTACAAGTTTTTTCATTGCATTAAACTCTGAAAGCCATTCTGTATTGCTTAATTCTGATGCCAATTTATGCACTCCATTTATTTCGTAATAAGTGTTATTTTTACCCTGCTTTGAGAAAAAGTTGCCAACTTTGTCGGCATCGTACTTCTTTCTTATATCTTTATTAATGCCTTTTAAAACAAAACCTTTCCCGGCAAAATCGTTAAACACATTGTAGGTTTGTTCGCTCTTGCGATACTTCGGCTGAACAGACAAGCAGCTGATGATTCTTCCAACAGTTGTGCCGTCTTCCTTGTCCGTCCATTCCAATGCATAACCATAACGACGTAACGAGTCAGCAGGGTCGCTGAACAGCAACTGTATCATATTATCATACTTTTCTCCAACAAATACTTCTGTCTTATCAGGACCCATCAACCTATACGATGCCAGCTTATTTCCCTTATTCGCAGATACCAACTGATAGGCAGCCTTCGAATCGCTGTCGAATGCCTTTCGCAGGATTTCTATCTGCTGTTTCTGCTTTCCCATAAGCGTGAAAGAATAAATGTTCAGAAAGTCTTGCTTGGTTTTATCTTCTCGCTGCTCTTTCCTAAACTCATACTTCGCTACTTCGTTTTCTTTCAAAAACTTTTTATAAGCACTCTCTATATGTGCTTGTGCCTGTGCAATCGTTGGCATTACAGCCAATGCGATGCCTGTAAATATTGTTTTTAACTGTTTCATAACTCAATAATATTTTTCGATTTCAAACTGCAGTTCCTATAATAAATTGTTCCGTTTTCATTGTAAACCACCTTAATGCCCTGCGCTTGCTGACTGGCAACATACACGTTGGTCTGTGCATCGGAAATTTCCTTGTTCACCATTGCAATATCTTCTTCAGCTTGTTGGCGGGCTATTTCGATTGCCTGTTCTGCCTTTGCACGATATTGTTCCCTTGCATTGCCATTCGATGCTTGAACCTTTCGTACCTTTGCAGTTCTCTTATTTACAATCGGTTTTGTCGCTGCTACTTGCTGAACGCTAAGAGTTGAAGACTGCTGCATTTTGCTTTCATTCTTCGCCAACTGC
Proteins encoded in this region:
- a CDS encoding desulfoferrodoxin family protein, yielding MAKRNEIYKCSESNNIVEVIIPSDKDLCGLEKLVENTTDAAIEKHVPVVEKIEGGYRVTVGEVEHPMTEAHSIQWIELITENNEVLRKYLEPTEKPVAEFKTDAKEVYAREYCNLHGLWRSK